From the genome of Glycine soja cultivar W05 chromosome 14, ASM419377v2, whole genome shotgun sequence:
TCAAAATTCATCTAAGTTCTTGAATATATTCTTTTTGAATTATCTATTACTTAtgaagtttttattttggtttccaTCAGCTTCAGTTGGTCAACGGGTGAGAGAGAAAGGGGGaaaatctatttttctttaaatctaCAAATAATATATGAAGTAATACAGACTTAATTAAGACTCTGAagatgatttaaataaaaagtaatgttATTTTATGACTAGTGGCGATTCTTGAGGGCTGAAGTTGACTTGCGAGATgcattttgataatatttttttaatcttgattcGCTTAATGTTGTCTCAAGCTTATAAGGAAGGTTTTAGAGGGTGGTGTTAGGAAGGTTTTAGAGGGTTAGCTATTTATAATCTACCTCTAATGTCTTCCTTATAAGCTTATTTACACATACAGCAAGCTTATAAGGAAGGTTTTAGAGGgtggttaatatttttttaatcttgattcGCTTAATGTCTTCTCACATTAAAATTGTGTAGATTATTTTGGACCCCTCTTGAATCATGGGCTCTTGGCAATAGCCCTCTAACCGCCTCAAGGTCTGCCCTGATGCTGATTTGTAATACTCAAATTATATTCCTTTCAAATATTACAACTAaactactattttttatttaaaacataaatgattttttcatGTAGTATGTTTATTATCTAATTGAAACATACAACTAAGAGTATGATTGTTGAAATGGAAATGCCAAtttcaaataagtttttcaaatacagtttaattaaaaaatgttgtttAGAATTCACACTTTTTCAATTATAATAGTaacaataaattaagaaaatttggtCAGTTCAAATAATTCATAACTCGCATCAAAATTAACTCTAAAGTAACAAAATATTAgtccaaacttttttttatgtaaaaaaatacggGGAAATATGAATATCAAAATCCAATATTGACTAATATCATGCCTTGTTTTATCATATACAAATTGTGCCTTTCCATTTTCTGTGGTCCTCCTTATCCATTTTTCTACAGAATGCCATAAGGTGCTCGATTTATGTCTTCATTACAGAAGATAACTTTTTTGATGGAGGAACCATAGATCTAGCATATGCAGCTGGCAAAGAAAGTAACTTCTTGGCTTTGCTCACATAAGCCCTTCTAGTGAAATTGTTGTAATCATTAGCTTCTATCTCGTCCAATATTTGGCGATACAATAGCAAAGACGCCCATACCTACAAAACATTCACAACACCCTTTTGTGTTCACATTTGAAATTAGCTAAATAATAATGCATAAAATCATTAGCCTTAGCCAATGGCTTGACCCTTTTTCAATTTGAGCTCATGGGTCCATGTCGTTCTAGAATTACCATAATCTTTCTAGGAATATGTGTATTCTTATGCACGTAAGGGTCAcccttaaaaaattagttaggtattgaacattaaaaaattataatcccaCATTCATCATTACATTGTTATTATAATGACAAATCAAAAGTTAGTTACAATGACGTCACTCCATTAGACGATGCTATAAATAAACTCGTATGCAAACACGTAAGAGCAAGGCCAGTAAGAAACAATTTTATGTTGACAACACAGACTGCAAAGTTTTATTTGTTGGATTAAAGttcatattataaaaataagtgtGACTGCCACCgtgaaacaaatattttgacCCACATAGTTAATGTTTCATTAAGCTTCCCCAGGCCCACCCCCACTGATTCTGAAAAGGCTTTGCATGTGTCCACATTAAAATTTGAGTAAACTACTAATTTGGTCATTTAACTTTTAAGTATTACCAGGTTTCTTAAAATAGtgcctaaaataataaaactatacAAGTAATCCCCTAAGTATTTTAGTCACTAAGTTAATACATTTTACTATAGTTCAGGAATCAATTTGAAGGGTTTTTCAATATTTAAGAGACTATTTAGCATGAtttctaataatatttaagaGAACACTTCAAGTATAACCGATGGTTTTTATTCTTTCAACCACAGAAAAGTTTTTATGTAATGATAAATGTTTGGAATTTCTTACAGGCCATCTGCTAGCTTCATTAAGCTCCGTCACTCCCTTTTCTGCCTCATCAAAAAACATTCTTGCCCTTTTAATTTGGCTCTTCATGAAGTTCCTCCACTTGTCTGTCACCTTACCAGCAAAAATGTCTTCATCGGAAAGCCCTGCTTGAGCCAACTCATCTTGTGGAAGATACACTCTTCCTCTGCTGGCACTGTTGAAAATTGAGTATGTGATCAGGAGGGTGTAACCAAATTAAAACGAAGTTTCATTCTTGAAATCAGTATCAGAAAAAACCAACTTGGTACTTTCAGTCCATTAGAATTTCAGATTAGAGTGAAACAAAACCAGTACCTAACACAGACTACTAACAGTAACATATATATCCATTGATGCATATTTTGATATCAATTCCACTACTATTTTCATTTCCATCccccttgtttttcttttctctagcCAATCAGGTGAGACATCACACAGTCAGGAAATCCTATTAAGTTTTATGGACCTGAGACAGAACAAAGACACCTTGAAACCTAAACCAGATGTAGTAGCATGAATGGCTATTAATGtattaacaataaaagaaatttgtATACAAATGTTGACAAGTCCAGAACAAGTGTTAACAGAAAGATTCGGCGAGCTTGCATAGTAATATAAAGTAGTAAAATACTGCATTTTATATCCATCTCAATGGGGTGATATGCATTTCATAATCTTCTGGAATCGAGTTAGATATTGACTTGTAATGGTCTACTACTCTAATGGATAACACCACAATGGTGATAATGGGAGAAGTAAACTTCACATTCTACAAGTATTTTGTTCCAAATATTTCTGAAGAGTAAACATCGATAGTTATGGACTTACTCCTCTCCAACATCTCTGAGTATGTTGGTTAGCTGATTTGCAATGCCTAGGGCCAAGGCAGCATTGTATACACTCTCTGTTGTGGCTTGGGAATTTGGTGAAATGCCCATGATTGGAACACTCATTATACCAACTGTCCCAGCAACATAGTAACAGTAAAGATATAGTTCATCAAAGTTTTTGTATCTTGGCTTCTTAAGATCCAGTCTCATTCCTTCTATCATATCTTTAAATGGCTGCATgaacacaaataaaatatttgaaaaataagtaCTCTAACAATGAAGGTGAATATGTTAAATTCAAGAGCTTATTGTAAGTAATGAAACACAATCAAAATCATGTGAGGGGCACATGAAAAACCATGGCAGTTTACAAGATATTTCATAGAAAAGACAAGCAGTGAAATTtacaaagaaatttaaaaagtatttcacCAAAAATTAAGAATCAAACAGGTTAGTACCATGAGGAGTTAAGAACGCTGATTTGGATGACATAACAAACAAATTTTGGACACAGACTGCATATTTGCCAGTCTGTTTCCCATAACATAAAGGTATTCTATGGAAGATAAAATTTGGATCTGATCACTCTGCACTAATTAAAGAATTCAGAGCAAGcagagtaataataataataataataataataataataataataataacaataataataataatacaaagaaaaatatgtaataataatataaaggaTAATAATCACCTCCAATTGCTTTAAAATTTACACAGTATCCATATTATATCATGTGCATGTGTGTGTAAAGATTCGCAATGAATTTCCAGCCAATATCTTATTTGATCAAGAAAAAGGATCCATACCTGGATATCAACAGGGAATTTGGCAACTGTATCTGATAAAGCAGCATCAAGCATATCAAATGGACGACCTTGGAAAAGTTCTTCCAATCTTGATTCCCACCTATCCAAAGCAGTTGGCGTAATTTGTGAAGCATTAGGACCATCAACAAGTTCATCCGTTCTCCTACACCACACTGAAAAACAGGGAGCAACATAAGGCAATTGAGAATTGATCAGATAAATTGGTCTTGCTTCATATAGCACTCTTGCACAATCATCTGACAAAAGATATGTAATACAAGATCAAACATAACCATATTTTCTTCACTTATGAATCCATAAGCATTACCACAGCTTACCCTTATCTGTCCAACTTCAGTTATCAAAATGGACATCAAAGATTTTGACATCTGGAAATGTCTAACTGTTTAAGCATTCAATGTAAGACAACTGTGTTTTAGCAATTTTGTTATCTGGAGGTGAAAGCTTCAGCAATGATTGCTCAGTTCTGAGGTTTGTCAATTTATATTGTGCATATAAGAGGATTAAGTTTCTCGTTAACATATTTGGTCAGATACATTTTCATGCAATGATTAAGTTTCATTAGGTGGaaggtggaaggcgtatttccacagcttatttaatgatggatatggatatgactctagcagtctagacacaagagaagaggaccggaactataagtactatcgtcggattcagaaacaggaagtaaaggaagcgttgaaaagaatgagtaatggtaaggcggtggggccagacaacatacctattgaagtgtggaaaactcttggagatagaggtcttgagtggctcaccgaactctttaacgaaattatgaggtcaaaacgcatgccggaggaatggaggagaagcacgttagtgccaatctataagaacaagggggatatacaaaattgtgcaaattataggggaatcaagctcatgagtcataccatgaaattatgggaaagagtgatcgaacggagattaagaaaggagactcaagttactgagaatcaatttggtttcatgccgggaaggtcgaccatggaagcgatttatttattacggcgggtgatggagcaatatcgcatggcccaacaagacttgcacttgatttttattgacttggaaaaagcgtatgatagagtgcctagagagattttgtggaaagctctagagaagaaaggggttagggttgcatatattcgagctatccaagatatgtatgatagggtatcgactagtgttaggacacagggtggagagtcagacgattttcccatcacaattggtttacatcaagggtcaacccttagcccctacctttttaccttaattctggatgtcctcacggaacaaatccaagagatagcgccgagatgcatgctttttgcagatacatagtcctccttggagagtcgagggaggagttgaatgagaggttggaaacttggagacgagctctataaacacatggctttcgcctaagcagaagcaaatcggagtatatggaatgtaagttcaacaaaagaaggagggtttctaactcagaggtgaaaataggagaccatattatccctcaagtcacacggtttaaatatcttgggtctgtaatacaggatgatggggaaattgaaggggatgtgaatcatcgcattcaagcaggatggatgaaatggagaaaagcatcgggggtgttatgtgatgcaaaggtaccgatcaagctaaagggaaagttttatcggactgcggtaagaccggcgattttgtacggaacagaatgttgggcggtcaagagccaacatgagaataaagtcggtgtagcggagatgaggatgttgcggtggatgtgtggtaagactcgacaggataaaattagaaacgaagctattagagagagggttggagtagcgcctattgtagagaagatggtggaaaatagacttaggtggtttgggcatgtagagagaagaccggtagactctgtagtgaggagagtagaccagatggagagaagacaaacaattcgaggcagaggaagacccaaaaagactataagagaggttataaaaaaggatctcgaaattaatggtttggatagaagtatggtacttgatagaacattatggcggaagttgatccatgtagccgaccccacctagtggaataagacgttgttgttgttgttgttgttgattaaGTTTCATTAGGGAATAGACATTGCCACAAGTTCCTTTGATGTCTAGAAGGAACAAAGACACAGATTTCTCAATTCTGGAGGATTCAAACCTTTGCACgtataaaatcatattaaatgcTCATTGAAAATCAAGATTTTCAAGCCTGAAGGTCCCTGTAGCAAAACTGGTCCACTAGACACTAGTTCTTGTTTTGAACATAAACTACCCTGAAAGTTCAAAAAAGATTTTATGCAAACATATAATTAGTCAATATGCTTTTAGGAGACTGAAACTTTGCTTCTTATGCTTTTAACTTCTTAGTTAGATACTACAATTAGAAACGGAATTTGAACCCTAATTGAGTGGCCATAAACCATCTTACTGCATTCTAAAACCAACACTTTTGTTGTTGCAATAACTCTCAATTCAAAAACAGTTTATGATTAGTCTTCTTAAAGTATTTGCTTGTTGTGATTACCACTAGACTGAAAGAGTTTAACAGTAGATTGCTTTTGCAAACCAGCTAAGGCTAATCAAAATGAAAAGCAAGATTTatgaatataagaaaataaaagaaaatagtctagaaagagagaaagaccCTAACTAAAGGAGCATGATTACTCACCATATATTGCCCAGATAGCTCTTCGCCTTTCGGGAGTCATTAGGAGAGTTCCTGAAAGGCAAAATCCCATGTAAATTCGACTCAAACCATGCCAAAAACCCAAATGAATATAAAGTTGACATCCTCACATGAAGGAAGGATAAGAGAAAGCTAACCCAGGTAAAATGTTTTAGCATATTCTGCACAAATTTCTCCACAACGGTCATATGCTTCATTCAACAAGCTCAAATTCCCAGGCAGAGCAATATCTGGCTTTGCATCAAGTTCACCCGCAGCGCCCAACTTCCTCTTAACCAAAGATGCCTGCTTCATCACCACATCATAGACCTTCTGTTCTGACGAGACAGCCACTTCTCCTGCTGCTGGGTTTACAAGCACATTGGCTATCAGAGGGAAGTTGCTAGCACTTTCTAAGCCAGACCGACCAACACATGTGTACTTCATATCTGTACTCAAAGAGCACAGTCTCCATCCCTTTTCCTTACCCAGCTTCGCTCTAATCGACCCAAAATCTCGAGACATGGCCTTTGAGGAATCTAAGAACTTCACACTCCGAATAGAATCAAGTAACCCACTGGAATGGGAAACCTCTAAACCAGGGGAGGAAACAACCCATAATAATGTCCCAGACATGACTAAACTCTTGTGTTCTTGAAACCTGCCTGTGGAGCTTATTCCTTTCCTTCTTGACTTCCTATTCCTCAAATATTAATCCTTCAGAGAACCATTAAATTGAAAACACTGACAAATCATGAAAAACAATTGCCTTCAATCCTATGAAAGTCTCGGATACCCCAGTTCCAGCAACTACAAAACTTGTTCTACCAAAGCTATCTGTGATAGAACCAACCAAAACAAACATCATATTCAGTATCACAGCAAAACCaacctaaaacaaaacaaaacaactcaAAAGAGCTCTTTTCATTAGATACAACAAGAATACAAAAACTCACCTAATGAGGATCCAAATCCAAACAACACACCCTCCCCccacccccccaaaaaaaaaaagtgttgcaGCTGTCACAAGAGAAAACATTACCTAACAAACAGTGTTTGCTACGATTTCTCATTCATTCCAACGCCAAAATTGCAAACAGCATTAACTTATGAAGTTGGCTAAACCTATCTATATACGTGCTATCTTCCCTAACCTACACGAAAATCCAACCACTTAGACGAATAgcatgaatgaaagaaaaaagaaaagaaaacaagatgcACACACACACCTGTTGGGTGGTGCTGCAGTGACCCACTTAGAAGAGCTTCCCATTAATTGAGCATAATACCAACATCATGGAAGGAGCAAAAACTAACAACAGCCACTAAGAGCAATTTTCTTTCACTCACACACACCATATGACATGACCCACCAAACTCTCTCCACTCTTCCAGAccttaatactatttttttttttttttttgcttgtctttttctttcttctttttatatataggaTAAAAAGAATGTCCCCTTTTTGTATGGGGAATTCTCTATCTGCTCTCTACATCCGTGACGGCATTTGAGGCCACTCTCTTGACACCAGCCAGTGTCTTGTTCTAAGTTTCACACGCTTGttgtcacaactcacaacacaaAGTTTGGAGCTTTTCTCAGTCTTAGTTCAACAACATAAACTGCTCCAATTTATAATGGGTCGGGTTTACCCAACTGTATAAGAATGTGGGGCTTTgggattaatttttattttttgagaaagtataaagtataaacatataaagaaatatagggaaaaaaataaaaaatttaattatacaattgattccttaattatttataaaattcaattaagttcatcaattattaaaaaatttaatgagatcctttaattattaaaagacaTTACAATCAAACTCATTATGTGAATTCTGTTAGTTTGATTCacgaaaattttataaatagatattttttatttatttctttcttttctatttttaattactttatacCTTTTCTTCCAACCAAAcataaaactaataatatttaaaaatattcaataaaaaaatatacaccaaGATGGGATATCTCATTATAATAGTTATATGTTTATGATTTAGTATCactaactataaaattaatCGTTAATTGAGCCTTAATATTTTGAAGAGTGTATTATGCAGGAATTTAACGCAAGTTCTCTTTCACAGATTTAATGTGATACTAACTGAATAACAGCCACtggtaataattatatattcggCAAATTAGACAATTTTACAGTGCatacaaaaaattcaaaatgggCATAGACCCGACCCGGACCCTGAAAATGAATCGGACACCACCCACCAATGACGGCAGGTTCGTAAAGTGCGCAGGAAAAAGCGAAATCCAACGTGGTCGCAATCACCCAATCAGCGAAGGATAACCTTATCGTGCCCAGACGGTGATGTGGGGACTGACACGTGGCGCGCTCTCATTGACTCCAGCATGTGATTACACTGTCATGGATTGGTTTGGAGTAAGGGTGTGGGACCCACAGAGTAACCAATTATAGAGTTTTTGctcttttttattccttaacTGGGCTGCATGGGGCCCAGTGGGCCTTTGTCGGTTTGCATTGTACCCGACATAGTGGAAAGTGGAATGAAGATGATATGAAGCAGAATTCGCACACGTTCACTCCAACATAACTTGACACGTAGTGAATTTGCACCTTGTGTGGATCTCATGGCATTGGATTAAGatcattatttgattatttgactAGTATTTTACATATGACTCAACTTTTCAGTTTACTCGTCTTGATGCAGAGCCCCTGACACCTGGCAGTGGAATTAACGGAAATTGCATTGGTAGGgtcaaaattaaactctaaacAATTTGGTACTTTAAGGTTTTTGCAATCAATTAATGGACCTAACCTTATATGGTAGTGGGAAGCGTTTTTGACTCAGATCTCATTAGTCattatttaatagaaaaaaggTAGGTAAAAGTTTACtgtgtatttgatttatatttttattttctgaaaatttgttttcatttctaaaatattaaaattttgaaaataagattgatttgatttattactactttcaagaaataaaaatattgacgtTTTCAAAAGGatatgtatttttagatttgcttaaaattacattctttgTCAACCATGTTTTACCCAAAATGATATTCTTGGTTTCGACGGAAAACATTGAAAATGAGTTTTATTGTTTCCAGTTTTTTGTtcgtttgaaaaattattttcactgaaaataaaaactaaacgcATTTTCATCCCCATTTTATATTtctagtgaaaatgaaaataaaaaacagtcaAATCAAACACCCCTTAAAATGTTCGAAATTCGACTCAAGGTAAGTCAAAATGCTAGtcatgattaaattaaaatagtcaAAACTTAGCTATCCTTAATTTGTATTGAGGAGGACCATGTCAAAACCGGTCTAAATCAGAATAAAGAAACGCTGTGGTGGTACGTCTGGTAGGTTAGCTTGAACATGGTGATATTTTCTCATCTTCCAAATTGGTTGGTCTTTTGCCACTCATAAATACTACATTTAGATTAGATTGCTATATCCTTTTCATGGAAGGTATGTTCAACAATTATGTTAGATTAATCTTAAAAACAAGTAATTAATGTGGTTAGATTTGGTTGGCAGTTGATTATGTATAGATAGgagtttgattttcaaattcatttgtaTGTAAAAACATTTATTGGAGAGGTTGATTTCTT
Proteins encoded in this window:
- the LOC114384849 gene encoding phytoene synthase 2, chloroplastic-like, with amino-acid sequence MSGTLLWVVSSPGLEVSHSSGLLDSIRSVKFLDSSKAMSRDFGSIRAKLGKEKGWRLCSLSTDMKYTCVGRSGLESASNFPLIANVLVNPAAGEVAVSSEQKVYDVVMKQASLVKRKLGAAGELDAKPDIALPGNLSLLNEAYDRCGEICAEYAKTFYLGTLLMTPERRRAIWAIYVWCRRTDELVDGPNASQITPTALDRWESRLEELFQGRPFDMLDAALSDTVAKFPVDIQPFKDMIEGMRLDLKKPRYKNFDELYLYCYYVAGTVGIMSVPIMGISPNSQATTESVYNAALALGIANQLTNILRDVGEDASRGRVYLPQDELAQAGLSDEDIFAGKVTDKWRNFMKSQIKRARMFFDEAEKGVTELNEASRWPVWASLLLYRQILDEIEANDYNNFTRRAYVSKAKKLLSLPAAYARSMVPPSKKLSSVMKT